The window TACCGTCGCCCGCCGCCTCGCCATGGTCGAGCAACAGGCCGACACCCAGGTCGAGCTGACGGTTCTGGACGTCGTACGGCTGGGCCGGGTCCCGCACCGCCGGGCCTGGACACCCGCCTCGGCGGACGACGAGCGGGCGATCCACGCCGCCCTGGAGCGCACCGGCCTCGCCGCCCGGGCCGGCCAGCCCTGGCACACCCTCTCCGGCGGCGAACGCCAGCGGGTGCAGATCGCCCGCGCGCTCGCGCAGGAACCCCGCGAGCTCCTCCTGGACGAGCCCACCAACCACCTCGACATCCACCACCAGCTCGACCTGCTCGCCCTGGTCACCGGCCTGCCGGTCACCACCGTCGTCGCGCTGCACGACCTCAACCTCGCGGCGATGTACTGCGACCGGGTCGTCGTCCTGCG of the Streptomyces koelreuteriae genome contains:
- a CDS encoding ABC transporter ATP-binding protein encodes the protein MTETQAGETHAPADAGLRADRVSRRTDGRLILDGVALAPEPGSTVGVLGPNGSGKSTLLRLLAGLLTPTAGVVTLGGTPLGDLPRRTVARRLAMVEQQADTQVELTVLDVVRLGRVPHRRAWTPASADDERAIHAALERTGLAARAGQPWHTLSGGERQRVQIARALAQEPRELLLDEPTNHLDIHHQLDLLALVTGLPVTTVVALHDLNLAAMYCDRVVVLRGGTVVAGGAPGDVLTEELIAQVYGVRAAVTREGPEQRPHVRFLGTLA